From Deferribacterota bacterium, the proteins below share one genomic window:
- a CDS encoding metal-sensitive transcriptional regulator — protein sequence MTDKSCQIKHANTLERLKRIEGQIKGIIRMVEQDKYCIDIINQISAVKGALNQVALMIMQNHVESCLSDAINNADEEEKDAKIEELINTIRKFVK from the coding sequence ATGACAGATAAAAGCTGCCAAATTAAACATGCAAATACTCTTGAAAGGTTAAAAAGGATAGAGGGACAAATAAAGGGAATTATAAGAATGGTTGAACAGGATAAATACTGCATAGATATTATTAACCAGATTTCAGCCGTCAAAGGCGCTCTAAATCAAGTGGCTCTGATGATTATGCAAAACCATGTGGAGAGTTGCCTTTCAGATGCAATAAATAATGCTGACGAAGAGGAAAAGGATGCAAAAATAGAAGAGCTAATTAACACAATAAGAAAATTTGTAAAATAA